The following proteins are co-located in the Bradysia coprophila strain Holo2 chromosome X unlocalized genomic scaffold, BU_Bcop_v1 contig_130, whole genome shotgun sequence genome:
- the LOC119067878 gene encoding aminopeptidase N-like, with amino-acid sequence MATKIIILFVLGAIYAVASAPTLINYEENSVRTSDIATFRLPNNTQPLFYNLRIDTNIHRGDFSFTGEVNITFSALETTNNITLHARQLLILDASIRYSDGRLYDTDLRYTYDSATEFLTFMTNIDMLGSALLVIHVKYAGFLGDFNDRGFFYSSYVDSTTNETFWLASTQFQPINARQAFPCYDEIRFRTPYNIEIYHHDSYNAISNMDVDRIIDDGEYQLTVFETSPPMPSFQVSFTISNFDFVSYDTRPVMRVYARPEAIALDQGDNALALGYVFLNAMVDYFGFPYVLSKSYQLALPEFSSEGANNWGLLTFQESILLQTNDDPSDQHFREIRSAHEYAHNVYANLISPASWSYLWLNEGFATLYENVLNDIVFPEKRQWESFLIDYFDVAIAVDVYDILPPLNYYVEAPEDIRGKFDFITYFKGALVLRMFHEAFGEPTWRRGLSFYVGNMAFESATPEDLYAAMQIAYSQDYPESDTSVDDLMRPWLDFNGYPVVTINRTADGLRVSQQGFRTGHSNPFSVPINYATASNPDFENTTAQFWLMDEELFIPRDTATKSWTDDDWIIFNLRDTYYYITNYDDNLWDLITEAMMTDHEAIHFLNRGTLFADLERFLTNNFDIRVTLYLELIESLPFEFHPHVWLRTNAGLLKVEQRLRGSDLHSIYLDFLRDVMSEIYEESRLDDLAGTNVINRWSCLSGDENCLSDSFNILLEVMDTGSTLEEIDFRCNGFMSANETVWMHFFNEAIGSNPSNNRLDDLTSLLCSRIETRPRVLLNATLNSSNNLLASERNAVILSACTQSEISYDAVIEFLEDNHETIIELSLDLVGFISALSSVSNNDSQAERVLNLHRHLPTDWNVDVEDFERMMEPNRQFYLRNSESVRNWLGNRNASKLRA; translated from the exons atggcaacaaaaattattattttgtttgtactAGGTGCAATTTATGCCGTGGCCTCTGCACCAACTCTAATAAATTATGAAGAAA ACAGCGTGAGAACATCGGATATCGCTACCTTCCGTCTACCTAACAATACACAACCATTGTTCTACAATCTAAGAATAGACACGAACATTCATCGAGGAGACTTCAGTTTTACCGGGGAAGTTAATATCACATTCAGTGCCCTGGAAACGACGAATAATATCACATTGCACGCGCGTCAATTACTCATATTAGACGCCAGTATACGATACTCCGATGGACGTTTGTACGATACGGATCTACGTTACACATACGACAGTGCGACTGAATTTCTCACTTTCATGACAAACATAGACATGCTAGGGTCGGCATTGCTGGTCATTCATGTTAAGTATGCGGGTTTTTTGGGTGATTTCAATGACCGTGGATTCTTCTACTCATCTTACGTCGATTCAACCACAAATGAAACGTTCTGGCTCGCATCAACTCAATTTCAGCCAATCAACGCAAGACAAGCATTTCCGTGCTACGATGAGATACGATTCCGTACACCATACAACATAGAGATTTACCATCACGATAGCTACAATGCGATTTCAAACATGGATGTAGACAGAATTATTGACGATGGCGAATATCAGTTAACAGTTTTCGAAACTTCACCGCCTATGCCATCGTTCCAGGTTTCGTTTACCatttcaaactttgattttgtcaGCTACGACACCAGGCCAGTCATGCGCGTCTATGCTAGGCCTGAAGCGATTGCATTGGATCAAGGTGACAATGCACTAGCGCTCGGTTACGTTTTTCTGAACGCTATGGTGGATTACTTTGGCTTCCCCTACGTACTTTCGAAAAGCTACCAACTCGCTTTGCCTGAATTTTCGAGCGAAG GCGCGAACAACTGGGGTCTCTTGACATTCCAAGAGTCCATTCTGTTGCAGACCAATGATGACCCGTCCGATCAACACTTCAGAGAGATACGATCTGCCCACGAATATGCT CACAATGTCTATGCAAACTTAATCTCACCAGCATCATGGTCTTATCTCTG GCTCAATGAGGGATTCGCAACACTCTACGAAAATGTTCTGAACGATATTGTGTTCCCTGAAAAGAGGCAATGGGAGAGTTTCCTAATCGATTATTTCGATGTTGCTATAGCTGTGGACGTGTATGATATCTTACCACCACTAAATTATTACGTAGAAGCTCCTGAAGATATTCggggaaaatttgattttataacTTACTTCAAAGGAGCATTAGTGCTTCGAATGTTCCACGAAGCGTTTGGTGAGCCAACTTGGCGTAGAGGTCTATCTTTTTACGTCGGTAACATGGCATTTGAATCGGCAACGCCTGAAGATCTATACGCTGCTATGCAAATTGCCTACAGCCAAGATTATCCGGAAAGTGACACCTCTGTGGATGATCTAATGAGACCTTGGCTCGACTTCAATGGTTATCCGGTTGTTACGATTAATAGAACTGCGGATGGGCTGAGAGTATCGCAACAAGGTTTTCGAACAGGCCACAGCAATCCGTTTAGTGTTCCAATTAATTATGCGACAGCCAGCAATCCTGATTTTGAAAATACCACCGCTCAATTCTGGCTCATGGATGAAGAATTGTTTATACCTCGCGACACGGCTACCAAATCATGGACGGATGATGATTGGATTATTTTCAATCTACGGGATACGTATTACTACATCACGAACTATGATGACAATTTATGGGACCTAATAACGGAAGCAATGATGACTGATCACGAAGCCATTCATTTCTTAAATCGTGGCACATTATTCGCCGATCTTGAACGCTTCCTGACAAACAATTTCGATATTAGAGTCACATTGTATTTAGAGTTGATTGAGTCGCTGCCGTTTGAGTTCCATCCCCATGTTTGGCTTCGCACGAATGCCGGTTTACTGAAAGTGGAGCAACGGCTAAGAGGCTCTGATCTTCATTCGATTTATTTGGATTTCTTGCGTGACGTTATGAGCGAGATATATGAGGAGTCGCGTTTAGATGACTTGGCAGGTACCAATGTGATAAACCGCTGGAGTTGTTTGTCTGGGGACGAAAATTGCCTAAGTGATTCCTTTAACATATTGTTGGAGGTTATGGATACCGGGTCTACATTGGAGGAAATCGATTTTCGTTGTAACGGATTCATGTCGGCTAACGAAACAGTTTGGATGCATTTCTTCAACGAAGCTATTGGAAGTAATCCAAGTAACAATCGGTTGGACGATTTAACAAGTCTTCTGTGTAGTCGTATAGAAACCCGTCCAAGAGTTCTTCTGAATGCCACATTGAACTCATCAAATAATTTGCTAGCTTCTGAAAGGAATGCTGTCATCTTGAGTGCGTGCACTCAAAGCGAAATTTCGTATGACGCTGTGATTGAATTTTTAGAGGACAACCATGAAACAATAATTGAACT aTCGCTTGACCTTGTTGGTTTCATTTCGGCATTGTCATCTGTTAGCAATAATGACTCTCAGGCCGAAAGA GTTTTAAACTTGCATCGCCATTTACCAACAGACTGGAACGTTGATGTTGAGGACTTTGAGCGTATGATGGAACCGaatagacaattttatttaagaaattcTGAAAGTGTTCGTAACTGGCTGGGCAACAGGAACGCTTCGAAACTCCGTGCTTag